tctcccctctcacaacactagaagcagaggTCATCCCTTGAAACAAAAGATTGGGAATTTTgggaccaaccaaaggaagtactttttcacatagcacgtaattaatctatggaattctctgccatgggaagtggtgatggccactagcttggatagctttaaaagggctttagacaaattcatggaggacaggtctatcaatggctactagtctgggggctataagccacctccagcctcagaggcaggatgcctccaaataccagttgcaggggagcaacaagcaAGAgcgagggcataccctcagcaattgccttgtgggcttctcaaaggtatctggtgggccactgtgtgaaacaggatgctggactggatgggcctctaatccagcaaggctttcttacattcttatgtgtTTTAAAGTGGAATGGGTGCTAAGGATGCATTCATTCTTCATAGCTGATTCATGGAGTATTTTATATACATAAGTGGCTATCAATTTTAGGAAAGGAGTGCATACACAGTGTTTGTACTTCTCTCCTGTTTGTCCTCCAAGAAGTCTTGCAGTAGATCAAGAGCTGAACCTCCCTTATTCCTGACAAGAAAGATATGTAAAATTCTCAGATGTTCAAGATTATGGGAGGCCTATTTAGATCATATTACACTGACATATATAGCAAGATGGACACAGTGAATCCCTAGAACCCATatatagagatgtatatatcaggcagtataaaaatatggtgtgtgtgtgtggggggggttcccAATCATAATCAGATCTATGCACTGgttggtttgtgttttttaacCAAAGTCTTTACAGTTCTAGTGACCAGGCACAGAGGATTCTAGGTTTCCCTCCGTGTCCCAGGGTGACAGCAGAAAGACACAAGTAAATCCAGCCTTAGAAGACTTCATTTTCAGCTACTACATCCAAGCTACTAGTAGACTGAAGTCTAGGGTCATGCTCATCATGAAAGGCACACCTTAAATACCTTTGTCAATACACTTTTAGGATCGTTTCCACCTAGAATCTCCTATACTCAGCTACCATCAGCAGAAACAGAAAGGGTAGTCTTTCAGAATAGCAGGCTGGTAATCATCAAGACATTCACCTCTGGCCAGCCTCAGTTGGTATGGTTGTCCCAGAAGGCCCCACAGATTTTGCCCAATAGTAAAAAACCTTTAAACTAGCAGACATTTTCAGCAGATTTCCTTTCCTTTACTGCCTCACTATTTCCTGCAGTGCTGTTACTGATTCGGAAACCTGCGATGTTCTGCTCCACAAAAGGATATGAAGCTTTCAAATGGTATACAATGAGTTTTAACAAGTTCTGCAGAGCAGGATAATGATGGTGGTGAGAAGAGCCTTTAAgataaaatatatacataaaagaCTTTGAAAAATCATGTAAGCACTGGATCATATATTAGCGAGGGctgtacatttgttttaatagctgAAACATTTACACTGTTAACTGTCGAAACAGCTGGGTCATGAAAcactttcctctctttctttaaaacattctaataAAAACCAATCCAAATGGAACATGAAAGATGCAAAAGCGACTTTAGATCCAAGGAGGAGCTTTGAGTTCCCATCAGCTACAAACACAAGCCACTGAGGGAagagtgtgtatgtgtctgtctgtctctcttttaAGTGTATCTTGTAACAGAGTGCAAAGTGATGGCAAGTCCCTACGACAACCAAGACAACAATGTTCTTAGATGCGAGAGCAATCCAGATATGAAATAGGCATAAAGCAGTAAAAACCTCAGTGGAAGGAACAAAAAACTGGGGAAAAGCTGCCAAGCTGTTCTGGGCTCGCAAGACACCAAGTGCCACTGCTTGTGTCAGTGGGAAGTTAGGCTGCTCAGTCTTAGCAGACCACAATAGATCCTGTCACTGCATCCCGCTCTTAAGAAAACCAGAAATCCATCCAAAAGATGTCATCTCTGAACAACCGCCTTCCAAAGTACTGGGCTTTAGTGAGGGTACATGTTCAAACTGCTTTCCAGGGTTACAATATCAACTTTTCATTCCTAACCAAGCCACAAGGAATGCTCAGTGTTGCTTTCTGAGGCCCGTTTTGGTTTTTCTGTTTATTAAAGCAAAAGAACTGAAATAAGTTATACCCAGGAATGTGGACCCTCATCTTACTATGGCCAGAAAACGGGCCCAAAGATACACAAGGCAAGCCAAATCAGGCTCTGCTCTATGTGAAGCTAGTATTGCTTTGAGCTTCTGCCCTTTCTTTCCCTGAGCAGAGTCAAGTCTCTATCCATTCCATGGGCAAGCACTGGAGAGCCTAACTGGACTTTCTCTCTGGCCCAGGACAGGATggactcccctcctccctctctctctgtgtatatgtCCACACACATTTCCATAGGAGGGGGAAGAATCCCAGCTACGCAACTCAGGAAGGGGTCTAGTGGATGACTACATGAGGATGGACAAGCTACGAAACAGAAACAAGGTACATACAAAAGTTATGCGATCACTCTGCTCTCTAAATTGCTTTGTTAATCCTGTTATCCCTGAGCCCTGTTGCCATGTGGGGAGGGAAAGCCATGTGTGCCTGCTTGAGGCAAGTGTCAacctgagctacagtccttcccccTGTGAAGAGATGAAAATGCTATTGGCTTTCAGATCTCTTTTCCTTGTGTCAATCACTGTGACTAGGATATGAACAGATCCTAACAGTGTTATCCCTTGACCTAGGGGCAGCACAGATTGGATGAGGAGACTTCCCTTGAAAGCAGGCTAGTGAGGCATGGCTGTTATCCTCATACTCTGGGAGGCTATGGGGTATGTCACCATGGGGGTTGTAGCATGGCTCATGGTGATGGCCCCCAGGGGCTGAGCCATCGACACAGCCACAGGTGCGACAGACACAGCCACAGGTGCCATGGAGACCGGTGGGGCCATCCCCTGGGCAATGGTCTGAGCCAGAGCTGCTGATAATGGGGTGATTTCCGGGTTCATAGGAGGCGCTGCATTGCTGGGGGGTGCTGCCTGTGCTCCAGCTGGAGCCACCAAATCCTGCTGGGAGACAGGCCGTGGCTGCAGAGCTTGGCTGCTCAGGGTGGTGTGAGTCTGGGCAATGCTGTGGTTGTAGTTGGTGACTGTGCCCACAGTGGGTGCCAGAGTCTGCTCAGTGGCTGTGGCCGTGGAGCTCAGAGACATCACCTTGGCCTGGTTGCGGAACTGGGCGTTCTGCTCCAGGAGGACCTCATTGGTGGCTAGGAGGTTGTTGACCTGTTTCTTGAGGTCCTCTACACGTTTGCGGAGCATAAGGTTTTCCTCCTCAAGGAGCCGGTATTCCACTGTGCGAGGACTGGTGAAGTTGTACTCGTAAGTCTCAAAGTGGAGGCCATCTACCCGCCGCCGCTTGAGCACGGGGTCATGGTCATCATAGCATCGGTCAGAGTCATACATGGGATCATAAGGGTCGTATCGCCGCACAGGTGTAGTGATGCCCTGCTCCCGCGTCGCCAGTCCTCGGGC
Above is a window of Hemicordylus capensis ecotype Gifberg chromosome 2, rHemCap1.1.pri, whole genome shotgun sequence DNA encoding:
- the ZC3H10 gene encoding zinc finger CCCH domain-containing protein 10, with protein sequence MPDRDNTYNGSGSDEASANSDDICRDFLRNVCKRGKRCRFRHPDINEVTNLGVSKNEFIFCHDFQNKECVRINCRFIHGTKEDEDCYKKTGELPPRLRQKVAAGLGLSPADLPNSKEEVPICRDFLKGDCQRGAKCKFQHLQRDYEYDARGLATREQGITTPVRRYDPYDPMYDSDRCYDDHDPVLKRRRVDGLHFETYEYNFTSPRTVEYRLLEEENLMLRKRVEDLKKQVNNLLATNEVLLEQNAQFRNQAKVMSLSSTATATEQTLAPTVGTVTNYNHSIAQTHTTLSSQALQPRPVSQQDLVAPAGAQAAPPSNAAPPMNPEITPLSAALAQTIAQGMAPPVSMAPVAVSVAPVAVSMAQPLGAITMSHATTPMVTYPIASQSMRITAMPH